Proteins encoded in a region of the Melioribacteraceae bacterium genome:
- a CDS encoding conjugal transfer protein TraR, protein MAKKVDKKKTAKTPVKKKTVKKSTPKPKVKKQVKVKKAVKVKAPAKKPVKSSASRSKHVEVISPTKKVRKIQGYSKKDLEEFRKVIIEKRTEIIDQLQALKDQMMDPTTGQYVNENSPYSLHMAEQGTDAMEREKLYLWAQRENKFLGYLDDALQRIENGTYGICIECIDEPQYLCPTCPLIPKDRLMAVPHTQHCLQVKQKMKA, encoded by the coding sequence ATGGCAAAAAAAGTCGATAAAAAGAAAACTGCTAAAACCCCTGTAAAGAAAAAAACTGTTAAGAAATCTACTCCTAAACCTAAGGTGAAAAAGCAGGTAAAAGTTAAAAAAGCTGTTAAAGTTAAAGCTCCGGCTAAAAAACCTGTTAAATCTTCAGCATCAAGATCAAAACACGTCGAAGTTATTTCCCCGACAAAAAAAGTAAGAAAAATTCAGGGGTATTCTAAAAAAGATCTGGAAGAATTCAGGAAAGTGATTATTGAAAAACGAACTGAAATTATCGATCAGCTTCAGGCACTTAAAGATCAAATGATGGACCCTACTACCGGTCAGTATGTTAATGAGAATTCTCCTTATTCGCTCCATATGGCTGAACAGGGTACCGATGCTATGGAAAGAGAAAAACTCTACCTATGGGCCCAAAGGGAAAATAAATTTTTGGGATATCTTGATGATGCCCTCCAGAGAATCGAAAACGGTACTTATGGTATCTGTATTGAGTGTATTGATGAACCGCAGTATTTATGTCCAACCTGCCCTTTGATACCAAAGGATCGATTGATGGCAGTTCCTCATACACAGCATTGCCTGCAGGTTAAACAGAAAATGAAAGCTTAA
- the lspA gene encoding signal peptidase II, whose amino-acid sequence MKVLYTTLIIVVADQLTKFFVKGGTIPLLNLRVDGMYYGQSHEVWGDFFKITFVENPGLAFGIDVNDTSKLFLSLFSLLASIGIFYYLYKSRDQKLVIRFALALVLGGAIGNLIDRTLYGVFYGYAPVFYGRVVDFFNVDFFDFTIFGKTFDRWPIFNIADASVTIGVVLLLIFHKTLPEGKKEVENQLTPDSEMKLNDDAVINNSAELELAENSGKDGQDNIRKED is encoded by the coding sequence TTGAAAGTACTATATACAACACTGATTATTGTTGTAGCTGACCAGCTGACAAAGTTTTTTGTGAAAGGCGGTACAATACCGCTTCTCAATCTCCGCGTTGATGGAATGTATTACGGGCAGAGCCATGAAGTATGGGGAGATTTTTTTAAAATAACTTTTGTCGAAAATCCCGGACTTGCATTCGGCATCGATGTAAACGATACATCAAAACTTTTCCTTTCGCTATTTTCATTGCTTGCAAGTATTGGAATCTTTTATTACCTATATAAATCACGGGATCAGAAACTGGTAATCCGGTTTGCTCTGGCTCTTGTTCTCGGAGGAGCCATCGGAAATCTGATCGACAGAACATTATACGGAGTCTTTTACGGTTATGCCCCGGTGTTTTATGGAAGGGTAGTCGATTTTTTTAACGTCGACTTTTTTGATTTTACCATTTTCGGAAAGACATTCGATAGGTGGCCTATTTTCAACATCGCGGATGCATCGGTTACTATCGGTGTTGTCCTGCTTTTGATTTTCCATAAAACTCTTCCGGAAGGGAAAAAAGAGGTGGAGAATCAGCTGACTCCAGATTCCGAGATGAAACTTAATGATGATGCTGTGATTAATAATTCCGCAGAATTAGAATTGGCGGAAAATTCGGGAAAAGATGGCCAGGATAATATCAGAAAAGAAGATTAG
- a CDS encoding RluA family pseudouridine synthase — translation MARIISEKKIRILLPEGKKKERIDTYLTNSVENATRSRIQKLIKANLVTVDGKIVKPNFIVTPGQLIELTIPMTPRPEETEPEDIPLNIVFEDDYLIIVNKPPGMVAHPSLGNYSGTLVNALLHHTQKLSRLNQPGRPGIVHRIDKDTSGLLLIAKDEWTHAQLARQFANHSIDREYWAVCWGLFKDRKGEIIGNITRSNKDRKLFTVSRTEGKYAHTFYEVIEEFEFASLVKLKLKTGRTHQIRVHMTHIKHPIFGDPSYGGRKIVYGSEFSKMKSRVENLLQIISRQALHAKTLGFIHPHTKEKVFFDSNLPDDISDLINKLRD, via the coding sequence ATGGCCAGGATAATATCAGAAAAGAAGATTAGGATCCTTCTCCCCGAAGGTAAAAAGAAAGAAAGAATCGATACTTACCTTACAAACTCAGTTGAAAATGCCACGCGCTCTCGAATTCAAAAACTGATTAAAGCAAACCTGGTTACTGTTGACGGTAAAATAGTAAAACCGAATTTTATTGTTACACCCGGGCAGCTTATTGAACTAACCATCCCGATGACACCCCGCCCGGAAGAGACTGAACCTGAGGATATTCCACTTAATATAGTTTTCGAGGACGATTACCTAATTATCGTAAATAAACCGCCTGGAATGGTTGCTCATCCATCCCTGGGTAACTATTCAGGAACTCTTGTAAATGCGCTTCTTCACCATACTCAGAAATTGAGCAGGTTGAATCAGCCCGGTCGGCCCGGAATTGTCCACAGGATTGATAAGGATACAAGCGGATTACTTCTTATTGCAAAAGATGAATGGACTCATGCTCAATTAGCACGACAATTTGCCAATCATTCAATCGATAGGGAATATTGGGCTGTATGCTGGGGATTGTTTAAAGATAGAAAAGGGGAAATAATCGGAAATATTACCAGGAGCAATAAGGACCGTAAACTTTTTACTGTAAGCAGGACCGAAGGTAAATATGCTCATACATTTTACGAAGTTATTGAAGAATTTGAATTCGCATCGCTGGTTAAATTAAAATTGAAAACAGGAAGAACTCACCAGATCCGGGTTCATATGACTCACATTAAACATCCGATATTCGGCGATCCTTCCTACGGCGGAAGAAAAATTGTTTACGGCTCTGAATTTTCTAAAATGAAAAGTCGTGTTGAAAATTTATTGCAGATAATTTCCCGCCAGGCGCTTCACGCAAAAACACTGGGTTTTATCCATCCCCACACAAAAGAAAAAGTTTTCTTCGATTCAAATCTTCCGGATGATATCTCTGACCTGATTAATAAACTGAGAGACTGA
- a CDS encoding aspartate ammonia-lyase codes for MRIEKDTQGEVEMAEDILYGTNTFRSLNNFPPTGERINPYLIKAYLQVKLAAAETNYKCGLLFKEKFEAVEEAIRNLLKETENAISNSSYEIYRKIPVDPFQGGAGTSLNMNLNEVITNEALLLLGKKPGEYDSINPLDDVNMSQSTNDTFPTSLKVASIYLLRQLSDSFESLQNALHAKEEEFKNVIKLGRTQLQDAVPITLGQEFGAYAQAIARERQRIYISEERLHSVNLGGTAVGNSISATKEYVLNVNSILKKITKLPIEKSDNLIDATQNLDMFVEAHGIIKAGAVSVLKICNDLRFLSSGPAGGIGEINIPPKQSGSTIMPGKVNPVILENTIQICELVKGHDVVISNLAGSGNLELNPFIPMLGHLFLKSILLLRDSINNLTKNCIQGITANIERCKLNLINSSAIAASLITTFGYDTIQELVNYAHKNKIPFIKALMKSKLLDERELFNIISGELGIKIE; via the coding sequence ATGAGAATTGAAAAGGATACACAGGGTGAAGTTGAAATGGCAGAAGACATTCTTTACGGTACAAACACGTTCCGGAGTCTTAACAATTTTCCGCCAACCGGCGAGAGGATTAATCCATATCTGATTAAGGCTTATCTGCAGGTAAAACTAGCTGCCGCAGAAACGAATTATAAATGCGGATTACTATTCAAAGAAAAATTTGAAGCTGTTGAAGAAGCTATTCGTAATCTCCTGAAAGAAACCGAAAATGCAATATCAAATAGTTCGTATGAGATTTACCGTAAAATTCCTGTCGACCCTTTTCAGGGAGGAGCGGGCACTTCACTTAATATGAACCTCAATGAAGTAATCACTAATGAAGCATTGCTTCTTCTCGGTAAAAAGCCGGGTGAATATGATTCAATCAATCCGCTCGACGATGTAAACATGAGCCAGTCTACAAACGATACTTTTCCGACTTCTCTAAAGGTTGCATCGATCTACCTGCTTCGGCAGCTTTCAGATTCTTTTGAATCACTTCAGAATGCTCTGCATGCGAAAGAAGAAGAATTTAAAAATGTAATTAAACTTGGCCGAACACAATTACAGGACGCAGTTCCAATTACACTCGGTCAGGAATTTGGCGCTTATGCACAGGCAATTGCTCGGGAAAGACAGCGGATTTACATTTCGGAGGAGAGACTCCATTCAGTTAATCTTGGAGGCACGGCCGTAGGCAATTCAATTTCCGCAACAAAAGAATATGTTCTAAATGTAAACAGTATATTGAAAAAGATAACCAAACTCCCTATCGAAAAAAGTGATAATCTCATAGATGCAACACAGAATCTGGATATGTTTGTTGAAGCACACGGAATAATTAAAGCGGGTGCTGTCTCCGTATTAAAAATCTGTAACGATTTAAGATTTCTATCGAGCGGACCTGCAGGCGGAATAGGTGAAATTAATATTCCGCCCAAGCAATCGGGTTCTACAATCATGCCCGGGAAGGTAAATCCCGTAATACTTGAAAACACTATTCAAATATGTGAATTGGTTAAGGGTCATGATGTTGTTATTTCCAACCTTGCCGGCAGCGGAAATCTTGAGTTAAATCCATTCATACCGATGCTCGGTCACTTATTTTTAAAATCGATACTGCTTCTCAGAGATTCAATTAATAACCTGACTAAAAATTGCATTCAGGGGATCACAGCAAATATTGAAAGGTGCAAGCTGAATTTAATTAACAGTTCAGCAATCGCAGCTTCCTTAATTACAACATTCGGTTATGATACTATTCAGGAATTGGTGAATTACGCACATAAAAACAAGATACCATTTATAAAAGCACTGATGAAGAGTAAATTGCTGGATGAACGGGAGCTGTTCAATATTATTTCAGGAGAACTGGGAATTAAAATTGAGTAA
- a CDS encoding T9SS type A sorting domain-containing protein, giving the protein MIRKLTTLLLFVLFCSSLYSQTTPISFTVEPFGVSPRDVARSTTDIYTSAFTGLKNVGVNSQMYFKAVLTGQAIGTVTWSITRRPLGSTAAVGTTVHVVDDNTVVVTFKPDKVGAYELKATSGAYSATVGFNSAKYLGYTNTFVDGVNKNVNCQTCHPSYVTEWSNTGHATTLTEEFEGQGSDHFGANCISCHSTGHNTTAANDGFDDFPFTFPTVLAPGMTATLVAQFPDAMLRANVQCESCHGPGSTHLGATTDFRMVATYNPDVCAYCHDSGTHHLLPEQFDASVHAGVVDESGPGREGCVRCHTGSGFKQYVDNVSTSDPYFDVSYNPITCAGCHDPHNATNPHQLRKVTANLLAPNNTTITINQANAGNGAICFNCHQSRSEANAAAAAATLNSRFGPHYGAQGDMLVGNNMFELGGVKLASSNHFGITQAHGSCVACHMYGVATPVANGQVALVGGHSFAVTYPDGKSNMESCMPCHGGSLGLSFADVTFMLNGSLDHDNDGVNEGLQDEVHGMIDKIYEEVARQVGTTTIPPVPATSWSPAIRKAYWNARTAYYDHSYGIHNPKYIVTALKGAMASLGLATSVEQDEIVPTEYALFQNYPNPFNPTTNIKFAIPKASNVRVTIYDALGKEVRTLVNNYLSAGSHTFEFNARHLASGIYLYRIEADNFVKVNKMLLLK; this is encoded by the coding sequence ATGATTCGAAAACTTACCACTCTTCTGTTATTTGTTCTATTTTGTTCATCTCTCTATTCTCAAACCACACCAATCTCTTTTACTGTTGAACCATTTGGTGTTTCACCAAGAGATGTAGCAAGATCGACAACCGATATTTACACTTCTGCTTTTACGGGATTAAAGAATGTCGGCGTTAATAGTCAGATGTATTTTAAAGCGGTTCTAACCGGTCAGGCAATTGGAACAGTTACCTGGTCTATTACAAGAAGACCATTAGGTTCAACTGCCGCAGTTGGTACAACAGTGCATGTAGTTGATGACAACACGGTTGTAGTTACATTTAAACCTGACAAAGTCGGTGCCTATGAATTAAAGGCAACTTCCGGCGCATACAGCGCAACAGTCGGATTTAATTCCGCAAAATATCTCGGTTATACAAATACATTTGTTGACGGAGTAAACAAAAATGTAAACTGCCAGACCTGTCACCCAAGTTATGTTACTGAGTGGTCAAATACCGGTCACGCAACTACACTTACAGAAGAATTTGAAGGACAAGGCAGTGATCATTTCGGCGCTAACTGTATTTCCTGCCATTCTACAGGTCACAATACAACGGCAGCAAATGACGGATTCGACGATTTCCCATTCACATTCCCGACAGTTCTCGCACCGGGTATGACAGCAACATTAGTTGCACAATTCCCGGACGCAATGCTCAGAGCAAATGTTCAGTGCGAATCGTGTCATGGACCGGGTTCAACCCACTTAGGGGCTACAACAGATTTCAGAATGGTAGCTACCTATAATCCTGATGTTTGCGCATACTGCCATGATTCAGGAACTCACCATCTTCTTCCGGAACAGTTTGACGCATCAGTTCATGCCGGTGTTGTTGACGAGAGCGGTCCGGGCAGAGAAGGCTGTGTAAGATGCCACACCGGTTCTGGATTTAAACAATATGTTGATAATGTATCAACTTCAGATCCTTATTTTGATGTTTCATACAATCCTATTACCTGTGCAGGATGCCACGATCCGCATAATGCAACTAATCCTCATCAATTAAGAAAAGTTACAGCAAACCTACTTGCACCCAACAATACAACTATTACAATAAACCAGGCAAATGCAGGTAACGGCGCAATATGCTTCAACTGCCATCAGTCAAGATCTGAAGCAAATGCTGCTGCAGCTGCAGCGACGCTAAATTCTCGGTTTGGTCCTCACTATGGTGCTCAGGGTGATATGCTAGTAGGAAATAATATGTTTGAATTAGGCGGTGTAAAACTGGCCAGTTCAAATCACTTCGGTATTACACAAGCACATGGATCATGTGTAGCCTGTCACATGTATGGTGTTGCAACACCGGTTGCAAATGGTCAGGTTGCTCTGGTAGGCGGACACTCTTTCGCAGTGACATATCCTGACGGCAAATCTAATATGGAATCCTGTATGCCATGTCACGGCGGATCACTCGGACTTTCATTTGCAGATGTAACCTTTATGTTAAACGGGTCTCTGGATCATGATAATGACGGCGTTAACGAAGGACTTCAGGATGAAGTACACGGCATGATCGATAAAATTTATGAAGAAGTCGCCCGTCAAGTTGGTACAACAACTATCCCTCCGGTTCCAGCAACATCATGGTCACCAGCTATCAGAAAAGCTTACTGGAATGCAAGAACAGCCTACTATGATCACAGCTATGGTATCCACAATCCTAAATACATTGTAACAGCATTAAAGGGCGCTATGGCATCTCTCGGTTTAGCTACTTCAGTTGAGCAGGATGAAATCGTTCCAACCGAATATGCATTATTCCAGAACTATCCGAATCCATTCAACCCGACAACAAATATTAAGTTCGCTATTCCGAAAGCATCCAATGTAAGAGTAACCATCTATGACGCATTAGGAAAAGAAGTAAGAACCCTAGTTAACAATTATCTGAGCGCAGGAAGTCATACGTTTGAATTCAACGCAAGACACCTCGCATCCGGCATTTACTTATATAGAATTGAAGCAGATAATTTTGTTAAAGTAAACAAGATGCTTCTGCTCAAGTAA
- the cysS gene encoding cysteine--tRNA ligase, translating into MLIYNTFSKTKEEFIPLTPPEVTFYVCGPTVYDYFHIGNARSFIMADIFRRYLEYKGFNVKFVMNLTDVDDRIIKKSIDQKKPSAEISNFYIDAFLEDIEKLRVKPASVFPKATQHIPEMISIIKELIENGKAYNVDGNVFYDVSKFPDYGKLSGKNLEELTAGARVEINETKKNPLDFALWKKAKEGEPFWESPWGNGRPGWHIECSAMSSKHLGETIDIHAGGNDLIFPHHENEIAQSEGAHGHKFVKYWIHFGFLNINEEKMSKSLGNFLTAREILKKYSAEAIRLFFTQTYYGGPLNFSFELLAAAEKGVEKIKNLAEKIEEEIKKDNNVGILPEFDLKYYYDEFAKVMDDDLNTSQAVALIFDLVRNANKIISDYENINVSFYQDLKQFLTRTAQEVFGIVHFNEITRPESLGIDHKLIELLLELRIKLKKEKNFILADLIRDELNKLGIELKDGKEGTSYKIK; encoded by the coding sequence ATGCTTATTTATAATACCTTTTCTAAAACTAAAGAAGAATTCATCCCTTTAACTCCTCCGGAGGTGACTTTCTATGTCTGCGGGCCGACTGTCTATGACTATTTCCATATCGGCAATGCTAGATCTTTTATAATGGCTGATATTTTCCGGAGATATCTTGAATACAAAGGTTTTAATGTTAAATTCGTTATGAACCTTACTGATGTGGACGATAGAATTATTAAGAAGTCGATTGATCAGAAAAAACCTTCTGCTGAAATTTCAAATTTTTATATTGATGCCTTTTTAGAAGACATTGAAAAATTAAGAGTAAAACCTGCTTCGGTTTTCCCGAAAGCCACTCAGCATATTCCGGAAATGATAAGCATCATAAAAGAATTAATTGAGAATGGAAAGGCTTACAATGTTGATGGCAATGTTTTTTATGATGTCTCTAAATTCCCTGATTACGGAAAACTGAGCGGTAAGAATCTTGAAGAACTTACGGCAGGTGCCAGGGTGGAAATAAATGAAACAAAAAAGAATCCGCTCGATTTTGCCCTCTGGAAAAAAGCAAAAGAAGGAGAACCATTTTGGGAGAGCCCCTGGGGAAATGGCAGACCCGGCTGGCATATAGAATGTTCTGCGATGAGCTCAAAACATCTTGGCGAAACTATTGATATCCATGCAGGTGGTAACGATCTTATTTTTCCGCATCATGAGAATGAAATTGCTCAGAGCGAGGGCGCTCATGGACATAAATTTGTAAAGTATTGGATCCACTTCGGATTTCTGAATATCAATGAAGAGAAAATGTCTAAATCCTTAGGCAATTTTTTAACGGCTAGAGAAATACTGAAAAAATATTCAGCCGAAGCTATCCGTCTTTTCTTTACTCAAACCTATTATGGCGGCCCTCTCAATTTCAGTTTTGAACTTCTTGCCGCTGCTGAAAAAGGTGTGGAAAAAATTAAGAACCTTGCGGAGAAAATTGAAGAGGAAATTAAGAAAGATAATAATGTCGGTATCCTCCCCGAGTTCGATCTGAAATACTATTATGATGAATTTGCAAAAGTAATGGACGACGATCTGAATACCTCTCAGGCTGTTGCTCTTATTTTTGACCTTGTACGTAATGCCAATAAAATTATCTCAGATTATGAAAATATTAATGTTTCTTTTTATCAAGATCTGAAACAGTTTCTTACCCGCACAGCCCAGGAAGTATTCGGGATAGTGCATTTTAATGAAATTACCCGTCCTGAATCCTTGGGCATTGATCATAAATTAATCGAACTTCTTCTCGAACTTCGGATTAAACTTAAAAAAGAGAAGAATTTTATTCTGGCAGACCTGATTCGCGATGAATTAAATAAACTCGGAATAGAATTAAAAGACGGCAAAGAAGGTACTTCATATAAAATAAAATGA